The following proteins are co-located in the Paenibacillus sp. JNUCC32 genome:
- a CDS encoding DUF402 domain-containing protein, which produces MLNEKKEIIQWYFDISKNIGISDQGVPFGDDLYLDEIVFPNGNLYIKDEDELEEALNSNDIELEDYNLAKSNMKDLIKEIESMENKIIKNGLEHFKFILEASQGRH; this is translated from the coding sequence ATGCTTAATGAGAAAAAAGAAATAATTCAATGGTATTTCGATATATCTAAGAATATTGGGATTAGTGATCAAGGAGTGCCTTTTGGGGATGATCTTTATTTAGATGAGATTGTTTTTCCTAATGGTAATTTATATATTAAGGATGAAGATGAACTTGAAGAGGCTTTAAATAGTAATGACATTGAGTTAGAGGACTATAACCTGGCAAAGAGTAATATGAAAGACTTAATTAAAGAAATAGAATCTATGGAAAACAAAATTATTAAGAATGGTTTAGAACATTTTAAATTTATATTGGAGGCATCACAAGGAAGGCATTAA